A genome region from Natronosalvus rutilus includes the following:
- a CDS encoding ABC transporter ATP-binding protein, whose translation MSDDILRISNLSTQFFTSEGQVNAVDDFDLTIERGEVFGIVGESGSGKSVTALSIMDLVESPGEVTSGSIEYRNPTFADAMRESHPAAVEGEMVDLLAIPEEARRSLRGTSFSMIFQDPESSFNPSLTVGEQIAEAVEVQQRATPNPRSGEARTRGPEYSLRSYVMSMALPSKRYVSEESKAKAIELLKTVGIPDPAQRADEYPHEYSGGMLQRAMIAQALAGEPDILIADEPTTALDVTIQAQILDLLDDLQEETGMTILLITHNLGVVARMCDRVGVMYAGEIVERGTLEDVFDRSVHPYTEGLLGSVPDLEGTAERLRSIPGNVPSLLDHEMPDRCYFADRCPKAMEECLKKPPAYAAEGSANHTTKCYLAEMEYDPNQALENDALEREATATTDGGESQ comes from the coding sequence ATGAGCGACGACATTCTCCGTATCAGCAACCTATCGACCCAGTTTTTCACCAGTGAGGGACAGGTAAACGCCGTCGACGACTTCGACCTAACGATTGAACGCGGCGAGGTCTTTGGTATCGTCGGCGAGAGCGGAAGCGGAAAGAGCGTGACGGCGCTTTCGATCATGGACCTGGTCGAATCGCCAGGGGAGGTGACGAGCGGGTCGATCGAGTACCGAAATCCGACGTTCGCCGACGCGATGCGAGAATCCCATCCGGCGGCCGTCGAGGGAGAGATGGTCGACCTGCTCGCGATTCCCGAGGAGGCTCGTCGCTCGCTCAGGGGCACCTCCTTCAGCATGATCTTTCAGGATCCCGAGAGCAGTTTCAACCCCAGTCTGACGGTCGGCGAACAGATCGCCGAAGCCGTCGAGGTCCAGCAACGGGCGACCCCGAACCCGCGTTCCGGCGAGGCTCGAACGCGGGGACCGGAGTACTCCCTGAGATCGTACGTCATGTCGATGGCACTCCCCTCGAAACGCTACGTGAGCGAGGAGAGTAAGGCGAAAGCGATCGAATTGCTCAAGACCGTGGGGATTCCGGACCCGGCCCAGCGCGCCGACGAGTACCCCCACGAGTACTCCGGCGGCATGCTCCAGCGGGCGATGATCGCTCAGGCGCTTGCCGGCGAACCGGACATCCTGATCGCCGACGAACCGACGACCGCGCTCGACGTGACGATCCAGGCCCAGATCCTCGACCTTCTGGACGACCTCCAGGAGGAGACGGGCATGACCATCCTGCTGATCACGCACAACCTCGGGGTCGTCGCCCGAATGTGTGATCGCGTCGGCGTGATGTACGCTGGGGAGATCGTCGAACGCGGCACTCTCGAGGACGTCTTCGACCGGTCGGTCCACCCGTACACGGAGGGACTGCTCGGGAGCGTTCCCGACCTCGAGGGAACCGCCGAGCGGTTGCGATCGATCCCGGGGAACGTCCCGAGCCTCCTCGATCACGAGATGCCCGACCGGTGTTACTTCGCTGATCGGTGCCCGAAGGCGATGGAGGAGTGCCTGAAGAAGCCGCCGGCGTACGCGGCCGAGGGAAGTGCAAACCACACGACCAAGTGTTATCTCGCGGAGATGGAGTACGACCCGAATCAGGCGCTCGAAAACGATGCTCTCGAGCGCGAGGCGACGGCGACGACCGACGGAGGTGAGTCACAATGA